Proteins from a single region of Puntigrus tetrazona isolate hp1 chromosome 2, ASM1883169v1, whole genome shotgun sequence:
- the abcf2a gene encoding LOW QUALITY PROTEIN: ATP-binding cassette sub-family F member 2a (The sequence of the model RefSeq protein was modified relative to this genomic sequence to represent the inferred CDS: deleted 2 bases in 1 codon), whose product MPSDLAKKKAAKKKEAAKARQRTKKPEDGVNGDAEKPENQQNGAAEFNGVASLTKELDEFELKKTEARAVTGVLASHPNSTDVHISSLSLTFHGQELLSDTSLELNSGRRYGLIGLNGTGKSMLLSAIGHREVPIPEHIDIYHLTREMAPSEKTALECVMEVDEERIKLEREAERLAHEDSECEKLMELYERLEELDADKAEMRASRILNGLGFTTAMQQKKLKDFSGGWRMRVALARALFLKPFMLLLDEPTNHLDLDACVWLEEELSQFKRILVLISHSQDFLNGVCTNIIHLHQRKLKYYTGNYDQYVKTREELEENQMKRFNWEQDQIAHMKNYIARFGHGSAKLARQAQSKEKTLQKMVASGLTERVVNDKTLSFYFPPCGKIPPPVIMVQNVSFRYSENTPHIYKNLEFGIDLDTRVALVGPNGAGKSTLLKLLTGELLPTDGMIRKHSHVKIGRYHQHLTEQLELDLSPLEYMMKCYPEIKEKEEMRKIIGRYGLTGKQQVSPIRNLSDGQKCRVCFAWLAWQNPHMLFLDEPTNHLDIETIDALAEAINEFEGGMMLVSHDFRLIQQVAQEIWVCEKQTITKWSRDILAYKEHLKSKIDKQMHDL is encoded by the exons ATGCCATCTGATTTAGCAAAGAAGAAGGCAGcgaaaaagaaagaagcagcCAAAGCTCGTCAACGTACAAAGAAACCAGAGGATGGAGTGAATGGTGATGCAGAGAAACCCGAGAACCAGCAGAATGGAGCAGCTGAGTTCAACG GGGTTGCCAGTTTGACTAAGGAGCTGGATGAGTTTGAACTGAAGAAAACCGAGGCCCGAGCAGTAACTGGTGTGCTGGCGTCTCATCCCAACAGCACTGATGTGCACATCAGCAGCTTGTCTCTTACCTTTCACGGACAGGAGCTGCTCAGCGACACTAGTTTGGAGCTCAAT TCTGGCCGTCGGTATGGTCTTATTGGACTCAATGGAACTG GCAAATCCATGCTGCTGTCAGCGATTGGTCACAGGGAGGTGCCCATTCCAGAGCACATTGATATTTACCACCTGACCCGTGAGATGGCTCCCAGTGAGAAGACCGCTTTGGAGTGTGTGATGGAGGTAGATGAAGAGAGGATCAAGCTGGAGAGAGAGGCTGAAAGGCTCGCACACGAGGACT CTGAATGCGAGAAGCTGATGGAGCTGTATGAGCGTTTGGAGGAGCTGGATGCTGATAAAGCTGAGATGAGGGCCTCGCGTATCCTTAACGGTCTGGGCTTCACTACTGCTATGCAGCAGAAGAAACTCAAAGACTTCAGTGGTGGCTGGAGGATGCGTGTTGCTCTTGCTCG GGCACTGTTTCTCAAGCCTTTCATGTTGCTGTTGGATGAGCCAACAAACCACCTTGACTTGGATGCATGTGTGTGGCTGGAGGAGGAGCTCAGCCA GTTCAAAAGAATTCTGGTTTTAATATCCCATTCTCAGGACTTCCTTAATGGCGTTTGTACCAACATCATTCACCTGCACCAGCGCAAGCTGAAATATTACACG GGTAACTACGACCAGTATGTAAAGACCCGAGAGGAACTGGAGGAGAATCAGATGAAGCGGTTTAACTGGGAGCAGGACCAGATAGCACACATGAAG AACTACATTGCTCGGTTTGGTCACGGTTCTGCCAAGCTGGCCAGACAAGCTCAGAGCAAAGAGAAGACTCTTCAGAAGATGGTTGCCTCAGGTCTTACTGAGCGTGTTGTGAATGACAAG ACcctgtcattttattttcctcCCTGTGGGAAGATCCCTCCTCCTGTCATTATGGTTCAGAATGTCAGCTTCAGGTATTCGGAAAATACG CCACATATTTATAAGAACCTGGAGTTTGGAATTGACTTGGACACACGAGTGGCCCTTGTAGGGCCCAATGGAGCAGGAAAGTCTACTTTGCTGAAGCTCCTCACTGGAGAG CTCCTGCCCACAGATGGTATGATTAGAAAACACTCCCATGTGAAGATTGGACGATATCATCAG CATCTGACAGAGCAACTGGAGCTTGACCTTTCACCTTTGGAATACATGATGAAGTGTTACCCTGAGATCAAGGAGAAAGAAGAAATGAGGAAAATCATTGGACGCTATGGACTCACTGGCAAACAGCAg GTGAGCCCTATTAGGAATCTGTCCGATGGGCAGAAGTGCCGTGTCTGCTTTGCCTGGCTGGCCTGGCAGAATCCCCACATGCTCTTTCTTGATGAGCCGACCAATCACCTTGACATTGAAACTATTGACGCTCTGGCTGAGGCTATTAATGAATTTGAGGGTGGAATGATGCTGGTCAGCCACGACTTCAGGCTTATTCAGCAG GTGGCTCAGGAGATCTGGGTTTGTGAAAAGCAGACCATCACAAAATGGAGCAGGGACATTCTGGCCTACAAGGAACATCTAAAATCAAAAATCGACAAACAGATGCATGATTTATAG
- the ttc19 gene encoding tetratricopeptide repeat protein 19, mitochondrial isoform X2, which yields MMIGELDAANGFLHKAVRLAHQMHNNDAIIYTYSLMANLAFVQGQLDNAEKLFKAAMSFMLSGGTPQDDNAVIEMSLKLASIYATQNKNELAEHGFQFCTESLEAKIEKQKELPSESLSDEECKDTRLLLGLSLDARARYLAANHRFTGACRDYRHALQICQEEQGEAHPQTLVLMSDLATVLDLQGKHDEALAYVKKAVELGQAAGHPDQHVLLGNMAGILMHKGEFEESSKLYQEALALAHAAGDGEAVEQLQEGLKELASRRDGKTESKPEETELKE from the exons ATGATGATTGGGGAACTGGATGCAGCCAACGGCTTCTTACACAAAGCTGTTCGACTGGCGCATCAGATGCACAATAACGATGCCATCATATACACATACAGCCTG ATGGCGAATCTTGCATTTGTCCAAGGTCAGCTGGATAAT GCTGAGAAGCTGTTCAAAGCAGCCATGAGTTTTATGCTGTCAGGAGGAACACCTCAG GATGACAACGCAGTGATTGAGATGTCGCTGAAGCTGGCCAGCATATATGCCACTCAAAACAA GAACGAATTGGCAGAGCATGGCTTCCAGTTCTGCACAGAGTCTTTAGAGGCCAAGATTGAGAAACAGAAGGAGCTTCCTTCAGAAAGCCTGTCAG ATGAGGAGTGCAAAGACACCAGGTTGCTGCTCGGTCTTAGTCTGGATGCGAGGGCGCGTTATCTGGCAGCTAATCATCGTTTCACAGGCGCCTGCAGAGATTATCGGCACGCGCTGCAGATCTGCCAGGAGGAACAGGGAGAAGCTCATCCACAG ACCCTGGTCCTGATGAGTGACCTGGCGACCGTGCTGGATCTGCAAGGAAAGCATGATGAGGCTCTGGCTTACGTGAAGAAGGCGGTTGAGCTTGGACAGGCAGCGGGTCACCCTGATCAACATGTGCTGCTTGGGAATATGGCGGGAATTCTGATGCACAAAG GGGAGTTTGAGGAGTCTAGTAAACTGTATCAGGAAGCTCTGGCTCTGGCACATGCAGCAGGAGATGGAGAGGCTGTTGAGCAGCTTCAGGAAGGGCTGAAAGAGCTGGCCAGCAGGAGAGATGGGAAAACGGAGAGCAAACCTGAAGAAACGGAGCTTAAGGAATGA
- the faim2a gene encoding protein lifeguard 2a: MSLPAAPPSYAEATAGDKEQGSGSFTYASQPPPMPPPTMPMHPSWAYVHPGPSPGYSNAYAADMSSPFSDPSSSSSFDGLSGSNWEDKNIRRMFIRKVFCILMVQLMVTFSVVSLFTFCEPVRKFVQYNRVFYLTSYMTFMGTYLMLVCSTNARRRYPTNMILLAIFTLAMSYMAGMLASYHNTKVVMMCVGITALVCLAITLFCFQSRVDFTTCHGLLFSLMMVLMITGLLLFFTAPFGYIPWLHTAYAGFGALVFTLFLAFDMQLLIGNRRYSLNPEEHVFGAICLYMDVVYIFLFFLQLFGSRE, from the exons ATGAGTCTGCCAGCAGCCCCACCTAGCTATGCTGAAGCTACAGCAGGAGATAAAGAACAAGGAAGTGGTAGCTTCACCTACGCCTCCCAGCCTCCCCCAATGCCACCCCCAACCATGCCCATGCACCCCAGCTGGGCTTATGTGCATCCCGGCCCCA GTCCAGGATATTCCAATGCGTACGCTGCAGACATGTCTTCGCCCTTCTCTGACCCGAGCTCCAGCAGCAGCTTCGACGGCCTCAGTGGAAGCAACTGGGAGGACAAGAATATCCGCCGCATGTTCATCAGGAAG GTCTTCTGTATCCTCATGGTTCAGCTCATGGTCACATTTAGTGTGGTGTCACTCTTCACATTTTG TGAGCCAGTCCGGAAGTTTGTACAGTACAATCGAGTTTTCTATCTCACCTCATA CATGACTTTCATGGGAACATACCTGATGCTTGTATGCAGTACTAATGCACG GCGAAGATACCCTACTAATATGATCCTTCTAGCCATTTTT ACTTTGGCAATGTCCTATATGGCAGGCATGTTAGCCAG CTATCATAATACCAAAGTGGTGATGATGTGTGTGGGCATCACAGCGCTGGTGTGTCTGGCCATCACACTCTTCTGTTTCCAGTCCAGG GTTGACTTCACCACCTGTCATGGATTACTTTTCTCACTCATGATGGTGCTGATGATCACCGGGCTTCTGCTGTTCTTCACCGCACCGTTTGGATAT ATACCCTGGTTACATACTGCTTATGCTGGATTCGGCGCTCTGGTTTTCACTCTG tttCTGGCGTTTGACATGCAGCTGCTGATCGGCAACAGGCGGTACTCTCTGAACCCAGAGGAGCATGTGTTCGGAGCCATCTGCCTCTACATGGATGTGGTTtacatatttctctttttccttcaGCTCTTTGGGAGCCGTGAGTGA
- the ttc19 gene encoding tetratricopeptide repeat protein 19, mitochondrial isoform X1 produces the protein MALRSYCRQLAAQVVRLKHSVNDCTRNVYGSGLSSARLKPLHASAGVFALLSRCHRRSWHLCLSDRRPTGAAGVSSWTFAWGVMAFSLFGSSDERTEEQKLEDELILLLKKAKYSMMIGELDAANGFLHKAVRLAHQMHNNDAIIYTYSLMANLAFVQGQLDNAEKLFKAAMSFMLSGGTPQDDNAVIEMSLKLASIYATQNKNELAEHGFQFCTESLEAKIEKQKELPSESLSDEECKDTRLLLGLSLDARARYLAANHRFTGACRDYRHALQICQEEQGEAHPQTLVLMSDLATVLDLQGKHDEALAYVKKAVELGQAAGHPDQHVLLGNMAGILMHKGEFEESSKLYQEALALAHAAGDGEAVEQLQEGLKELASRRDGKTESKPEETELKE, from the exons ATGGCGCTGCGCTCTTACTGTCGACAGCTGGCTGCACAGGTAGTTCGTTTAAAGCACAGCGTTAACGACTGCACGAGAAACGTGTACGGTTCAGGTTTGTCTTCAGCGCGGTTAAAACCGCTGCATGCGTCGGCGGGTGTATTCGCGCTTTTGAGCCGCTGCCACAGAAGGTCATGGCATCTGTGTTTGAGTGACAGGCGTCCCACAGGCGCAGCGGGGGTCAGCAGCTGGACTTTCGCGTGGGGAGTCATGG CCTTTTCGCTTTTTGGAAGCTCTGATGAGAGGACCGAGGAGCAAAAACTTGAGGATGAACTTATTCTGCTCTTGAAGAAAGCCAAG TACAGCATGATGATTGGGGAACTGGATGCAGCCAACGGCTTCTTACACAAAGCTGTTCGACTGGCGCATCAGATGCACAATAACGATGCCATCATATACACATACAGCCTG ATGGCGAATCTTGCATTTGTCCAAGGTCAGCTGGATAAT GCTGAGAAGCTGTTCAAAGCAGCCATGAGTTTTATGCTGTCAGGAGGAACACCTCAG GATGACAACGCAGTGATTGAGATGTCGCTGAAGCTGGCCAGCATATATGCCACTCAAAACAA GAACGAATTGGCAGAGCATGGCTTCCAGTTCTGCACAGAGTCTTTAGAGGCCAAGATTGAGAAACAGAAGGAGCTTCCTTCAGAAAGCCTGTCAG ATGAGGAGTGCAAAGACACCAGGTTGCTGCTCGGTCTTAGTCTGGATGCGAGGGCGCGTTATCTGGCAGCTAATCATCGTTTCACAGGCGCCTGCAGAGATTATCGGCACGCGCTGCAGATCTGCCAGGAGGAACAGGGAGAAGCTCATCCACAG ACCCTGGTCCTGATGAGTGACCTGGCGACCGTGCTGGATCTGCAAGGAAAGCATGATGAGGCTCTGGCTTACGTGAAGAAGGCGGTTGAGCTTGGACAGGCAGCGGGTCACCCTGATCAACATGTGCTGCTTGGGAATATGGCGGGAATTCTGATGCACAAAG GGGAGTTTGAGGAGTCTAGTAAACTGTATCAGGAAGCTCTGGCTCTGGCACATGCAGCAGGAGATGGAGAGGCTGTTGAGCAGCTTCAGGAAGGGCTGAAAGAGCTGGCCAGCAGGAGAGATGGGAAAACGGAGAGCAAACCTGAAGAAACGGAGCTTAAGGAATGA